A single region of the Cyclopterus lumpus isolate fCycLum1 chromosome 16, fCycLum1.pri, whole genome shotgun sequence genome encodes:
- the tlr18 gene encoding toll-like receptor 18 isoform X1 → MPTCNLSFSYLFQVCLMIWKLLHFSALLIGALTSPTPTPSSADATGGPCRLYDGGRAADCQGRQLDGIPWRHLPSTLEVIDLSSNKLQAVGADDFLRLPRLRVLRLRYNNISRIDDDAFRNNARLEHLDIFNNSLQDIPAAALTPLLNLRELHMSNNLYRRATLAEGFSKFVKLQVLSMGGPLVMGLKKEDFQPLKNISLQGFAIKCSNNLSYYEPGSLEVIQTKQMGFDMAVDQRPDALPHMLRDLANKTFSVIQFRNLFEFTYYLEEEDLFQSLREITAQKLIFYRGKFNENLLRMTLMNLQVTPIKRLRLQYIDFARSPTFVDNGAGSSITDLALDKLDLWYISNPDVLRFDWRFTWFNKIKNLSIRHVYFNFVPCDAWVEMKGVTFLDVSNNRLENKFVFNRRCDYKDAVPNLHTLKMSSNELTSLKVLSALTRDFRQLQVLDVSDNKLGAVDSGRDCVWQKNITRFIAHHNPLVSEALGCLPTTVHHLDLSHCELDQLDVTYFGRATELKELLLSGNKIKFIPSSWRSPSLQSLALDSNSFGLISSHSFQDMPRLSHLRAGNNPYHCICELRAFIRDTVSKSKVNLTDWPWNYRCYHPEAFRNTMISRFIPGPMECDFRIVIGISVATTAAVILILMLICYMLDLPWYTKATYQIVRAKYRAHKERAAGELGTFTYHAFISYSHSDADWVRDQLLPRLESNGNSYHLCIHERDFMPGRWIIDNIIDNIECSRKVIFVLSHHFVNSEWCNYELYFAQQRAVGKTFGDVILVVKEPMDPSSLPSKYCKLKKMLSNKTYLEWPQQVSQQTFFWAQLRGVLGKPSMTRRRALRTPSERSVAVIGPPVEELAIPNADREAEPKNGIVKWNNNEVSNMRQIPMVTF, encoded by the exons ATGCCAACATGTAATCTCTCCTTTTCTTACCTTTTTCAAGTCTGTCTGATGATTTGGAAATTGCTTCATTTTAGTGCCCTCCTTATTGGGGCACTTACATCCCCGACTCCAACTCCATCCTCAGCCGACGCCACCGGAGGACCGTGTCGCCTCTACGACGGCGGTCGCGCAGCAGACTGTCAGGGCAGACAGCTGGACGGCATCCCGTGGAGACACCTTCCATCCACACTGGAAGTCATAGATCTCTCCTCCAACAAACTTCAAGCCGTCGGCGCCGACGACTTCCTGCGCCTCCCTCGGCTTCGGGTCCTTCGGCTGCGGTACAACAACATCTCACGCATCGACGACGACGCCTTTAGAAACAACGCACGACTGGAGCATCTCGACATCTTCAACAACTCCCTGCAGGACATTCCTGCCGCGGCTCTGACTCCTCTTTTGAATCTGAGAGAGCTCCACATGTCCAATAACCTTTACCGACGTGCGACTTTAGCGGAAGGCTTCTCCAAATTTGTCAAACTCCAGGTTTTGTCCATGGGCGGCCCTCTGGTGATGGGTCTAAAGAAAGAAGACTTTCAGCCCCTGAAGAACATCAGCTTGCAAGGTTTCGCTATCAAATGCTCCAACAATCTAAGTTACTACGAGCCCGGGAGTCTAGAAGTCATCCAAACCAAGCAGATGGGCTTCGACATGGCCGTAGACCAACGGCCGGACGCTCTCCCTCACATGCTGCGTGACCTCGCCAACAAGACCTTCAGCGTCATCCAATTCCGCAACCTTTTTGAGTTCACGTACTACCTGGAAGAGGAGGACCTTTTCCAGAGTTTAAGAGAGATCACGGCCCAGAAGCTCATCTTCTACAGAGGCAAATTCAATGAGAACCTCCTCAGGATGACTTTGATGAACTTACAAGTCACCCCCATCAAAAGGTTGAGACTTCAGTACATCGACTTTGCCCGTTCACCCACGTTTGTTGACAACGGGGCCGGTTCCAGCATCACGGACCTGGCTCTGGATAAGTTGGATCTTTG GTACATCAGCAACCCAGATGTGCTGCGGTTCGACTGGCGCTTCACCTGGTTCAACAAAATTAAGAATCTGTCTATTCGGCACGTGTACTTCAATTTCGTGCCCTGCGACGCCTGGGTCGAGATGAAAGGCGTGACGTTTCTGGACGTCTCCAACAATCGTCTGGAGAACAAGTTCGTCTTCAACCGGCGGTGCGATTACAAGGACGCCGTGCCGAATCTGCACACCCTCAAAATGAGCTCCAACGAGTTGACCAGCCTGAAGGTCTTGTCGGCTCTGACGAGAGATTTCCGGCAGCTGCAGGTGTTGGATGTGAGCGACAACAAGCTGGGAGCCGTCGACAGCGGTCGAGACTGCGTCTGGCAAAAGAACATCACTCGGTTCATCGCTCACCACAACCCGTTGGTGAGCGAAGCCCTCGGATGTCTGCCCACCACGGTGCACCACTTGGATCTGTCCCACTGCGAACTCGACCAGCTGGACGTGACGTACTTCGGGAGAGCCACCGAGCTAAAAGAGCTCCTGCTGAGTGGGAATAAAATCAAGTTCATCCCGTCCTCGTGGCGAAGTCCGTCGCTGCAGTCGCTGGCTCTGGACAGCAATTCGTTCGGTCTCATTAGCAGCCATTCCTTCCAGGACATGCCTCGGCTGTCTCACCTGAGGGCGGGGAACAATCCCTACCACTGCATCTGTGAGCTCCGCGCTTTCATCCGGGACACCGTGTCCAAATCGAAGGTTAACCTCACCGACTGGCCTTGGAACTACAGGTGTTACCACCCGGAGGCCTTCCGCAACACGATGATATCCAGATTCATCCCCGGTCCGATGGAGTGTGACTTTAGAATAGTCATCGGCATCTCTGTCGCCACCACGGCGGCGGTGATCTTGATATTGATGCTTATATGCTATATGCTTGACCTCCCGTGGTACACGAAAGCCACGTATCAGATCGTCAGGGCCAAATACAGAGCGCACAAGGAAAGAGCGGCGGGGGAGCTAGGCACTTTTACTTATCACGCCTTCATATCGTACAGCCACTCTGATGCAGACTGGGTGAGGGACCAGCTCCTGCCTCGTTTGGAGAGTAACGGGAACTCCTATCACCTGTGTATTCACGAGAGGGACTTCATGCCAGGAAGGTGGATCATCGATAACATCATTGACAACATTGAATGCAGTCGGAAG GTGATATTCGTTCTCTCCCATCACTTCGTCAACAGCGAGTGGTGCAACTACGAGCTGTACTTCGCTCAGCAGAGAGCAGTGGGGAAGACCTTCGGCGACGTCATCCTCGTGGTGAAGGAGCCCATGGACCCCAGCTCCTTGCCCAGCAAGTACTGCAAGCTGAAGAAGATGCTGAGCAACAAGACGTACCTGGAGTGGCCCCAGCAGGTCAGCCAGCAGACCTTTTTCTGGGCGCAGCTGAGAGGCGTCCTGGGCAAGCCATCAATGACCCGGAGGAGGGCACTCAGAACGCCATCTGAGCGAAGCGTCGCCGTGATCGGGCCCCCCGTGGAGGAACTCGCGATACCAAACGCGGACAGAGAAGCAGAACCAAAGAATGGGATTGTTAAATGGAATAACAACGAGGTGTCGAATATGAGACAAATCCCCATGGTTACCTTTTGA
- the tlr18 gene encoding toll-like receptor 18 isoform X2 has protein sequence MIWKLLHFSALLIGALTSPTPTPSSADATGGPCRLYDGGRAADCQGRQLDGIPWRHLPSTLEVIDLSSNKLQAVGADDFLRLPRLRVLRLRYNNISRIDDDAFRNNARLEHLDIFNNSLQDIPAAALTPLLNLRELHMSNNLYRRATLAEGFSKFVKLQVLSMGGPLVMGLKKEDFQPLKNISLQGFAIKCSNNLSYYEPGSLEVIQTKQMGFDMAVDQRPDALPHMLRDLANKTFSVIQFRNLFEFTYYLEEEDLFQSLREITAQKLIFYRGKFNENLLRMTLMNLQVTPIKRLRLQYIDFARSPTFVDNGAGSSITDLALDKLDLWYISNPDVLRFDWRFTWFNKIKNLSIRHVYFNFVPCDAWVEMKGVTFLDVSNNRLENKFVFNRRCDYKDAVPNLHTLKMSSNELTSLKVLSALTRDFRQLQVLDVSDNKLGAVDSGRDCVWQKNITRFIAHHNPLVSEALGCLPTTVHHLDLSHCELDQLDVTYFGRATELKELLLSGNKIKFIPSSWRSPSLQSLALDSNSFGLISSHSFQDMPRLSHLRAGNNPYHCICELRAFIRDTVSKSKVNLTDWPWNYRCYHPEAFRNTMISRFIPGPMECDFRIVIGISVATTAAVILILMLICYMLDLPWYTKATYQIVRAKYRAHKERAAGELGTFTYHAFISYSHSDADWVRDQLLPRLESNGNSYHLCIHERDFMPGRWIIDNIIDNIECSRKVIFVLSHHFVNSEWCNYELYFAQQRAVGKTFGDVILVVKEPMDPSSLPSKYCKLKKMLSNKTYLEWPQQVSQQTFFWAQLRGVLGKPSMTRRRALRTPSERSVAVIGPPVEELAIPNADREAEPKNGIVKWNNNEVSNMRQIPMVTF, from the exons ATGATTTGGAAATTGCTTCATTTTAGTGCCCTCCTTATTGGGGCACTTACATCCCCGACTCCAACTCCATCCTCAGCCGACGCCACCGGAGGACCGTGTCGCCTCTACGACGGCGGTCGCGCAGCAGACTGTCAGGGCAGACAGCTGGACGGCATCCCGTGGAGACACCTTCCATCCACACTGGAAGTCATAGATCTCTCCTCCAACAAACTTCAAGCCGTCGGCGCCGACGACTTCCTGCGCCTCCCTCGGCTTCGGGTCCTTCGGCTGCGGTACAACAACATCTCACGCATCGACGACGACGCCTTTAGAAACAACGCACGACTGGAGCATCTCGACATCTTCAACAACTCCCTGCAGGACATTCCTGCCGCGGCTCTGACTCCTCTTTTGAATCTGAGAGAGCTCCACATGTCCAATAACCTTTACCGACGTGCGACTTTAGCGGAAGGCTTCTCCAAATTTGTCAAACTCCAGGTTTTGTCCATGGGCGGCCCTCTGGTGATGGGTCTAAAGAAAGAAGACTTTCAGCCCCTGAAGAACATCAGCTTGCAAGGTTTCGCTATCAAATGCTCCAACAATCTAAGTTACTACGAGCCCGGGAGTCTAGAAGTCATCCAAACCAAGCAGATGGGCTTCGACATGGCCGTAGACCAACGGCCGGACGCTCTCCCTCACATGCTGCGTGACCTCGCCAACAAGACCTTCAGCGTCATCCAATTCCGCAACCTTTTTGAGTTCACGTACTACCTGGAAGAGGAGGACCTTTTCCAGAGTTTAAGAGAGATCACGGCCCAGAAGCTCATCTTCTACAGAGGCAAATTCAATGAGAACCTCCTCAGGATGACTTTGATGAACTTACAAGTCACCCCCATCAAAAGGTTGAGACTTCAGTACATCGACTTTGCCCGTTCACCCACGTTTGTTGACAACGGGGCCGGTTCCAGCATCACGGACCTGGCTCTGGATAAGTTGGATCTTTG GTACATCAGCAACCCAGATGTGCTGCGGTTCGACTGGCGCTTCACCTGGTTCAACAAAATTAAGAATCTGTCTATTCGGCACGTGTACTTCAATTTCGTGCCCTGCGACGCCTGGGTCGAGATGAAAGGCGTGACGTTTCTGGACGTCTCCAACAATCGTCTGGAGAACAAGTTCGTCTTCAACCGGCGGTGCGATTACAAGGACGCCGTGCCGAATCTGCACACCCTCAAAATGAGCTCCAACGAGTTGACCAGCCTGAAGGTCTTGTCGGCTCTGACGAGAGATTTCCGGCAGCTGCAGGTGTTGGATGTGAGCGACAACAAGCTGGGAGCCGTCGACAGCGGTCGAGACTGCGTCTGGCAAAAGAACATCACTCGGTTCATCGCTCACCACAACCCGTTGGTGAGCGAAGCCCTCGGATGTCTGCCCACCACGGTGCACCACTTGGATCTGTCCCACTGCGAACTCGACCAGCTGGACGTGACGTACTTCGGGAGAGCCACCGAGCTAAAAGAGCTCCTGCTGAGTGGGAATAAAATCAAGTTCATCCCGTCCTCGTGGCGAAGTCCGTCGCTGCAGTCGCTGGCTCTGGACAGCAATTCGTTCGGTCTCATTAGCAGCCATTCCTTCCAGGACATGCCTCGGCTGTCTCACCTGAGGGCGGGGAACAATCCCTACCACTGCATCTGTGAGCTCCGCGCTTTCATCCGGGACACCGTGTCCAAATCGAAGGTTAACCTCACCGACTGGCCTTGGAACTACAGGTGTTACCACCCGGAGGCCTTCCGCAACACGATGATATCCAGATTCATCCCCGGTCCGATGGAGTGTGACTTTAGAATAGTCATCGGCATCTCTGTCGCCACCACGGCGGCGGTGATCTTGATATTGATGCTTATATGCTATATGCTTGACCTCCCGTGGTACACGAAAGCCACGTATCAGATCGTCAGGGCCAAATACAGAGCGCACAAGGAAAGAGCGGCGGGGGAGCTAGGCACTTTTACTTATCACGCCTTCATATCGTACAGCCACTCTGATGCAGACTGGGTGAGGGACCAGCTCCTGCCTCGTTTGGAGAGTAACGGGAACTCCTATCACCTGTGTATTCACGAGAGGGACTTCATGCCAGGAAGGTGGATCATCGATAACATCATTGACAACATTGAATGCAGTCGGAAG GTGATATTCGTTCTCTCCCATCACTTCGTCAACAGCGAGTGGTGCAACTACGAGCTGTACTTCGCTCAGCAGAGAGCAGTGGGGAAGACCTTCGGCGACGTCATCCTCGTGGTGAAGGAGCCCATGGACCCCAGCTCCTTGCCCAGCAAGTACTGCAAGCTGAAGAAGATGCTGAGCAACAAGACGTACCTGGAGTGGCCCCAGCAGGTCAGCCAGCAGACCTTTTTCTGGGCGCAGCTGAGAGGCGTCCTGGGCAAGCCATCAATGACCCGGAGGAGGGCACTCAGAACGCCATCTGAGCGAAGCGTCGCCGTGATCGGGCCCCCCGTGGAGGAACTCGCGATACCAAACGCGGACAGAGAAGCAGAACCAAAGAATGGGATTGTTAAATGGAATAACAACGAGGTGTCGAATATGAGACAAATCCCCATGGTTACCTTTTGA